Proteins encoded by one window of Salmo trutta unplaced genomic scaffold, fSalTru1.1, whole genome shotgun sequence:
- the LOC115181170 gene encoding progesterone-induced-blocking factor 1-like: MPPKKQKNPSVNISSSLEESEELSLETTVPTEDISSSDERDRTGTQKVTRQLIERKELLHNLQLLKIEMSQKNLIIDNMKVDHLTKTEELEERLNVALYQKQVLALRLDSQLQLSQDESRKQQALRKQEMDVILLRQKQLEETNRQLCDKAGDLRRSFRDLELTEDKYKELRDIPEERLSITEYVAVCFYEVVSPLKAQLSELHVKRNSLTDDLETHRTQINALMKSYEE; encoded by the exons ATGCCTCCGAAGAAGCAGAAAAACCCATCGGTGAACATCTCCAGCTCGCTAGAGGAGTCGGAAGAGTTGAGTTTGGAGACCACGGTGCCCACGGAAGACATCTCGTCTTCAGACGAACGAGACCGCACCGGGACCCAGAAAGTCACCCGACAGCTCATCGAGAGGAAGGAGCTCCTGCACAACCTTCAGCTGTTGAAAATAGAGATGTCGCAGAAAAATCTCATCATAGATAACATGAAAGTGGACCACTTGACAAAG acggaggagctggaggagaggctgAATGTTGCCCTGTACCAGAAACAAGTCCTGGCTCTGAGACTGGACAGCCAGCTACAACTCTCCCAGGATGAGAGCAG gAAGCAGCAGGCTCTGAGGAAGCAGGAGATGGATGTGATCCTACTGAGACAGAAGCAGCTGGAGGAGACCAACAGACAGCTGTGTGACAAGGCAGGAGACCTGAGACGCAGCTTCAGGGACCTGGAGCTCACTGAGGACAAATACAAGGAGCTTCGAGATATCCCCGAGGAGAGACTGTCTATCACTGAATACGTAGCG GTGTGTTTCTATGAGGTGGTGAGTCCTCTCAAAGCCCAGCTCTCTGAGCTTCATGTCAAGAGGAACAGTCTGACAGACGACCTGGAGACACACAGGACTCAGATCAATGCCCTTATGAag AGTTACGAGGAG
- the LOC115181173 gene encoding DNA repair protein complementing XP-G cells homolog has protein sequence MGVHGLWKLLETTGKPINPETLEGKILAVDISIWLNQAVKGVRDREGNSVQNAHLLTLFHRLCKLLFFRIRPVFVFDGDAPLIKKQTCCASLQAIRRQRKEEKTMESKQTNDKLLKTFLKRQAIKAALGERSQDHLPSLSAGRREEDMYILPALPAQEEERERSSSEEEQEEEDSRHIYQGDFYEDSVDINSEEFSAMPPEVKHEILKDMKEFSKRRRTMYHTPPERSGDFSQYQLAGLLQRNKLNVRLEGVEREMSNRSAGNAPGVELYNQGEGHSVETRRLLSEDSTHYILIKGPKKTDNSERVPDIQPAASPWLGGPLSGRIRTGGRQRPDPLWRPISEEESLEEGPSSSSKHPQDTNPSLGDTAPTSPRTLKAIQAAMDSSFSDEEEEDSSWGRGGRRADEEEEDSSWGRGGRRAEEEDSSWGRGGRRAEEEEEDSSWGRGGRRRAMGEELEVGPSQYATMIGNSPVKPHSPSHQHPANRLVVISSSQEETEGKDTPLRTTLTNEDRLEVEKGDEQQSPLPLSLPIPPADRVLLGREEQDETATRRNREEEERNGQNTGRRSLLTGPLPPSQEERNGQDTGRRSLLTGPLPPSQEERNGQIVKMEDGEEDSDSESFIDVSEGEELKEKEETDDSPIEVGGGAPSKAQEDVAKKKKKEEEEEALSSRAIPLEEKEEEEEALSSRAIPLEEKEEEEEPPTETSPALPASASVPLPNEWEDINVDELVALESSLGEQQSSLREQKQQQERIAATVTGQMCLESQELLRLFGVPFLVAPGEAEAQCAALDRTDQTHGTVTDDSDVWLFGGRHVYKNFFSQNKYVEYYQYVDLQNQLGVDRTKLINLAYLLGSDYTEGVPGVGYVTGMEILNEFPGPGTEPVRMFSEWWSSAQQQQRLASDPRDSKVKRKLRGLQLRTGFPDPAVATAYLQPSVDLSESSFSWGRPHLDLLKEFCESRFGWNSRKTEETLHPVIKQLSTQQTQLRIDSFFRLEQQERQAIKSQRLRRAVTCIKRKEREDGGREEREDGGREEREDGGREDEEEEGTVSPSKAKRGKGSEPKQRKGEVEEGSGGFLGAEVSKPAQEDMGRASHDVGVASQERKKEVGVVSQNTGGANLVVGGASQQRKEVPPPNNGVPKLLPSRTERSGGGSSGDDSDDDSGVAMVTAQSVFGGQPREGRGGRRKRGGGRGKRGVRGRGRGRKTL, from the exons ATGGGGGTACACGGGCTGTGGAAGCTGCTTGAGACCACCGGGAAGCCCATCAACCCCGAGACACTCGAGGGCAAGATCCTGGCTGTCG ACATCAGTATCTGGTTGAACCAGGCGGTGAAGGgtgtgagagacagggagggtAACAGTGTCCAGAACGCCCACCTCCTCACCTTGTTCCATCGCCTCTGTAAATTGCTCTTTTTCCGCATCAGACCTGTCTTCGTGTTCGATGGAGATGCACCTCTGATCAAGAAAcagacctg ctgtGCTTCCCTCCAGGCCATCAGAagacagaggaaggaggagaagactATGGAGTCCAAACAGACCAATGACAAACTCCTCAAGACCTTCCTGAAGAGACAGGCCATCAAAGCTGctctgggagagaggag TCAGGATCATCTGCCCAGCCTGTctgctgggaggagagaggaggacatgtacattctgcctgccctgccagcccaggaggaggagagagagaggagcagctcagaggaggagcaggaggaggaggacagccgTCACATCTACCAG ggggATTTCTATGAAGACTCTGTGGACATCAACTCTGAGGAGTTTTCTGCCATGCCTCCTGAGGTGAAACACGAGATTCTTAAAGACATGAAGGAATTCAGCAAGAGACGACGCACCATGTACCATACACCTCCTGAg aGGTCAGGTGACTTCTCCCAGTACCAGCTAGCAGGGCTGCTGCAGAGGAACAAGCTGAACGTGCgtctggagggggtggagagagagatgtccaACCGGAGTGCAGGGAACGCCCCGGGGGTGGAGCTATACAACCAGGGGGAGGGGCACAGCGTGGAGACACGACGCCTCCTCTCAGAAGACTCCACCCACTACATCCTCATCAAAG GTCCGAAGAAGACCGACAACAGTGAGAGGGTCCCAGACATCCAGCCTGCGGCCTCTCCCTGGCTGGGTGGTCCCCTGTCAGGGAGGATTAGGACGGGGGGAAGGCAGAGACCTGATCCCCTTTGGAGACCCATCTCAGAGGAGGAGAGCCTGGAGGAGGGACCCTCATCATCGTCTAAACATCCCCAGGACACTAACCCGAGCCTGGGAGACACAGCACCGACTTCCCCTAGGACACTGAAGGCCATCCAGGCTGCCATGGATAGCAGCTTCtcagacgaggaggaggaggatagctCCTGGggtaggggaggaaggagggctgatgaggaggaggaggatagctCCTGGggtaggggaggaaggagggctgaggaggaggaTAGCTCCTGGggtaggggagggaggagggctgaggaggaggaggaggatagctCCTGGggtaggggaggaaggagg CGAGCCATGGGAGAAGAGTTGGAGGTAGGCCCGTCCCAATACGCCACCATGATTGGCAATTCTCCTGTTAAGCCCCACTCTCCCAGTCACCAGCATCCTGCGAACCGATTGGTCGTCATCAGCAGCTCACAGGAGGAGACTGAAGGGAAGGACACGCCCTTGAGGACAACTCTGACCAATGAGGACAGGCTTGAGGTGGAGAAGGGCGATGAGCAACAGTCGCCCCTCCCCCTTAGCCTCCCAATTCCTCCCGCGGACAGGGTGCTCCTCGGCAGGGAGGAACAGGATGAAACCGCCAccaggaggaacagagaggag gaggagaggaatggacagaacACGGGGAGGagaagcctactgactgggcctttacctccatcgcaggaggagaggaatggacaggACACGGGGAGGagaagcctactgactgggcctttacctccatcgcaggaggagaggaatggacagattGTGAAGATGGAGGACGGTGAGGAGGACAGTGACTCAGAGAGCTTCATTGACGTGTCTGAAGGAGAGGAGCtaaaggagaaggaggagacagATGATTCACCGATAGAGGTTGGGGGCGGTGCTCCATCTAAGGCACAGGAAGACGTggccaagaagaagaagaaggaggaagaagaggaggcttTAAGTAGCAGAGCTATCCCTttggaagagaaggaggaagaggaggaggcttTAAGTAGCAGAGCTATCCCtttggaagagaaggaggaggaagaggagcctCCCACAGAGACCAGCCCAGCTCTTCCTGCCTCAGCGTCTGTTCCTCTACCCAACGAGTGGGAAGACATCAACGTG GATGAGCTGGTGGCGCTAGAGAGCAGTCTTGGAGAGCAGCAGTCCAGTCTGAGAGAACAGAAGCAGCAGCAGGAACGCATCGCTGCCACCGTTACCGGACAGATGTGTCTGGAGAGCCAG GAGCTGTTGAGGTTGTTTGGCGTACCCTTCCTGGTGGCTCCCGGTGAAGCCGAGGCCCAGTGTGCAGCGCTGGACCGGACCGACCAGACCCACGGGACAGTCACCGACGACAGCGACGTCTGGCTGTTCGGAGGACGACACGTCTACAAGAACTTCTTCAGCCAGAACAAATACGTAGAATACTACCAGTACGTAGATCTACAGAACCAACTGG GTGTGGACCGTACCAAGCTGATTAACCTGGCCTACCTGCTGGGTAGTGACTACACGGAGGGAGTCCCGGGGGTTGGCTACGTGACCGGCATGGAGATCCTCAACGAGTTCCCCGGACCTGGTacagaaccagtcaggatgttcag TGAGTGGTGGTCCTCGGCCCAGCAGCAGCAGCGTCTGGCCTCTGACCCCCGTGACTCCAAGGTCAAGAGGAAGCTGAGAGGCCTTCAGCTGCGGACGGGTTTCCCAGACCCTGCGGTGGCAACTGCCTACCTGCAGCCCAGTGTCGACCTATCAGAAAGCTCCTTTAGCTGGGGACGCCCACATCTCGACCTCCTCAAGGA GTTCTGTGAGAGTCGTTTTGGTTGGAACAGCAGGAAGACAGAAGAGACTCTACATCCTGTTATCAAACAGCTCAGCACACAGCAG ACCCAGCTGCGTATCGACTCGTTCTTCCGTCTGGAGCAGCAGGAGAGACAGGCCATCAAGAGCCAGCGCCTCCGCCGGGCTGTCACCTGTataaagaggaaagagagggaggacggagggagggaagagagggaggacggagggagggaagagagggaggacggagggagagaagatgaagaagaagaagggacTGTCTCCCCGTCCAAGGCTAAGAGAGGGAAAGGGTCAGAGCCaaagcagaggaaaggagaggtagaggagggatcAGGGGGGTTTCTGGGGGCAGAGGTCAGTAAACCTGCTCAAGAGGATATGGGAAGAGCCAGCCATGATGTGGGAGTGGCCAgccaagaaaggaagaaagaagtAGGAGTGGTTAGTCAGAATACGGGAGGGGCCAACCTGGTTGTGGGAGGGGCCAGCCAGCAGAGGAAGGAAGTACCTCCTCCTAATAACGGCGTACCTAAACTCCTCCCCAGTAGGACGGAGCGGAGTGGCGGCGGCAGTTCCGGGGACGACAGTGACGACGACAGCGGGGTCGCCATGGTAACGGCCCAGTCCGTGTTCGGGGGCCAAccgagggaagggagaggggggaggaggaagagaggtggggggagggggaagagaggtgtgagggggagaggcagagggaggaagaCACTGTGA